From one Rhodamnia argentea isolate NSW1041297 chromosome 1, ASM2092103v1, whole genome shotgun sequence genomic stretch:
- the LOC115751362 gene encoding uncharacterized protein LOC115751362: MDCSTSSCSCSCCRWRSFFKISFSFSFSSSPIIPIFVLFLLVPSPFFCHARSSETAAFRAANRTFRPGEELQKLKMIKARLRDINKPPLKTIQSPDGDIIDCVPSHQQPAFDHPLLKGQKPLDPPERPNGQHSTAAAAETFQLWSVSGEACPEGTVPIRRTSKEDMLRASSVQRFGKKVRRHVRRDTSSTGHEHAVGYVSGDQYYGAKASINVWAPKVANQYEFSLSQMWVISGSFGDDLNTIEAGWQVSPELYGDSYPRFFTYWTTDAYQATGCYNLLCSGFVQTNNRIAIGAAISPTSSYNSGQFDISLLVWKDPKHGNWWLEFGSGVLVGYWPSVLFTHLRDHASMVQFGGEIVNSRPSGFHTGTQMGSGHFAGEGFGKASYFRNLQVVDWDNNLIPLQNLRVLADHPSCYDIQGGINRVWGNYFYYGGPGRNVRCP; encoded by the exons ATGGATTGTAGCACGAGCAGCTGTTCTTGTAGTTGTTGTCGTTGGCGTTCCTTCTTCAAgatctccttctccttctccttctcctcgtCGCCAATCATTCCCATTTTTGTGCTCTTCCTCCTTGTCCCTTCTCCCTTCTTTTGTCATGCTCGTTCGTCCGAGACCGCCGCCTTCCGCGCCGCGAACCGGACTTTTCGGCCTGGGGAGGAGCTGCAGAAGCTGAAGATGATAAAGGCTCGTCTCCGGGACATCAACAAGCCTCCCCTCAAAACAATTCAG AGTCCTGATGGAGATATAATAGACTGTGTTCCGTCTCACCAACAGCCAGCCTTCGATCATCCTCTCTTAAAGGGACAGAAGCCATTG GATCCGCCGGAGAGGCCGAACGGGCAACACTCAACCGCAGCGGCCGCGGAGACGTTCCAACTATGGAGCGTGTCGGGCGAAGCGTGCCCGGAAGGGACGGTGCCGATTCGTCGGACGAGCAAAGAGGACATGCTGAGGGCTTCTTCAGTTCAGAGGTTTGGTAAGAAAGTGAGAAGACATGTCAGGAGAGACACCTCAAGCACTGGACATGAG catgCGGTAGGGTATGTGAGTGGAGATCAATACTATGGAGCCAAAGCAAGCATAAATGTGTGGGCACCAAAAGTGGCTAATCAATATGAATTCAGCCTCTCACAAATGTGGGTCATCTCTGGCTCTTTTGGCGATGACCTTAACACCATTGAAGCTGGTTGGCAG GTTAGTCCAGAACTGTATGGGGACAGCTATCCGAGGTTCTTCACTTACTGGACT ACTGATGCCTACCAAGCAACAGGATGTTACAACTTGCTGTGCTCAGGATTTGTCCAGACCAACAATAGGATTGCCATTGGGGCAGCCATTTCTCCCACATCCTCTTACAATAGTGGTCAATTTGACATAAGCCTGCTGGTTTGGAAG GATCCGAAGCACGGGAATTGGTGGCTCGAGTTTGGGTCGGGCGTCCTGGTTGGGTACTGGCCGTCGGTACTGTTCACCCACCTCAGGGACCACGCGAGCATGGTACAGTTTGGCGGGGAGATCGTGAACTCGAGGCCATCGGGCTTCCACACGGGCACCCAGATGGGGAGCGGGCACTTTGCCGGCGAAGGGTTCGGgaaagcctcctatttccgcaATTTGCAAGTGGTGGATTGGGACAACAACCTCATCCCTTTGCAAAACCTCCGGGTCCTGGCGGATCATCCGAGTTGCTACGACATTCAAGGAGGGATCAACAGAGTTTGGGGGAACTATTTCTACTATGGAGGGCCCGGAAGGAATGTGAGGTGTCCCTAA